A stretch of the Rosa rugosa chromosome 5, drRosRugo1.1, whole genome shotgun sequence genome encodes the following:
- the LOC133708251 gene encoding uncharacterized protein LOC133708251 isoform X1, with product MIIFEVWLISRLQPRTCSSIIKKKGKNVSFVENWSAMHQHRDGQWINEAAEQTGKKMLGELNQTKEKLAEVLGAASLDEIEVPVSMQLDILANGVGVAKGRGIRGLGYGPRKEPVHYSESDKSTNTSVTEQKVIELTATVEKLLRHISHIEEQLATVEGYNVHYSSDDDDDYDNGDDDDDDVNIYGDEDEGAD from the exons ATGATCATTTTTGAG GTTTGGCTGATCTCCAGACTTCAACCCAGAACTTGCTCTAGTATCATTAAAAAG AAAGGTAAAAATGTGTCTTTTGTTGAGAATTGGAGCGCTATGCATCAACATCGTGACGGTCAATGGATCAACGAAGCAGCTGAACAAACTGGG AAGAAAATGTTAGgagaattgaatcaaacaaaggagaaGTTAGCTGAAGTGCTTGGGGCTGCCTCACTTGATGAAATAGAAGTTCCCGTCTCTATGCAGTTGGATATCTTGGCAAATGGCGTTGGGGTTGCAAAGGGTAGAGGCATTCGCGGTCTGGGCTATGGTCCACGGAAGGAACCCGTCCATTATTCTGAGAGTGATAAATCTACAAATACTTCAGTGACAGAACAAAAGGTGATTGAGCTGACAGCCACGGTGGAAAAGCTTTTGAGGCATATCAGTCACATAGAAGAGCAACTTGCTACTGTTGAAGGGTATAATGTTCATTATtccagtgatgatgatgatgattatgataatggggatgatgatgatgatgatgtgaaTATCTATGGGGATGAAGATGAGGGTGCAGACTAG
- the LOC133708251 gene encoding uncharacterized protein LOC133708251 isoform X2 yields MHQHRDGQWINEAAEQTGKKMLGELNQTKEKLAEVLGAASLDEIEVPVSMQLDILANGVGVAKGRGIRGLGYGPRKEPVHYSESDKSTNTSVTEQKVIELTATVEKLLRHISHIEEQLATVEGYNVHYSSDDDDDYDNGDDDDDDVNIYGDEDEGAD; encoded by the exons ATGCATCAACATCGTGACGGTCAATGGATCAACGAAGCAGCTGAACAAACTGGG AAGAAAATGTTAGgagaattgaatcaaacaaaggagaaGTTAGCTGAAGTGCTTGGGGCTGCCTCACTTGATGAAATAGAAGTTCCCGTCTCTATGCAGTTGGATATCTTGGCAAATGGCGTTGGGGTTGCAAAGGGTAGAGGCATTCGCGGTCTGGGCTATGGTCCACGGAAGGAACCCGTCCATTATTCTGAGAGTGATAAATCTACAAATACTTCAGTGACAGAACAAAAGGTGATTGAGCTGACAGCCACGGTGGAAAAGCTTTTGAGGCATATCAGTCACATAGAAGAGCAACTTGCTACTGTTGAAGGGTATAATGTTCATTATtccagtgatgatgatgatgattatgataatggggatgatgatgatgatgatgtgaaTATCTATGGGGATGAAGATGAGGGTGCAGACTAG